TAATCAGCCATTTTCCATCCACATACACAACAGACAATCTGTATCAAAAGTTTTTTACATCTGCTGCAAGAGTGATTGAAGGAACATCGGATTTTCAAACAGAAGTTGAAAATTTAAAAGAAGTAGCTACATTTGCAGATACGGATGAAGAGGCTAAATATGCAGTTGCAATCGATCAGTTATTAAAAGTTTCGGTCAGACAAGGTTGGGTTCAAGCGTGCAAAGCTGAATATGCAATAAAATCAGCTGTGGCTCAACAGGCAACGACGTTCGATGAATTGAACGCTGTCAGTCTCAATCTAATTCCATACCCATTGCAAGGATGATAAATGTTTATAGGCAACATAGTCATAGATCATGTTGAAGGAACCACCAACTCTTTCGAGGTGGTTCTACCATTCAGATACAAGGGCAAAAAGTGGGATGTAGCTGTAAAAGGTGGTTGGGTAAGTGATGGTGCTTCAGTGCCAAAAATCTTTTGGAACATCTTTCCACCTGTTGCTGGAAGATACCTTGAAGCTGCCATACTCCATGACGCTCTTTACAAGGCAGAAATCTTGCCAAGAAAGGAATGTGACTTATTGTTTCTTGAAGCTATGGAAGAGCTTGGGGTAAAGAAGTGGAAAAGACTCACTATGTACTATGCTGTTCGGATGTTTGGTTGGAGAGTATGGAGAAGTCACAAAGGCGAAGAAGTCTTGAAAGCGAGAGAATATATCAAAGTAAAACCTATGAAGGGCAGAAAATGAAACGAACTCTACTTGCAATACTCGGTAGTTCTATCCTATTGACCGGATGTGCAACCGATCCGTACTACAATGCGGCAAAAACGATATATGTTGCAGGCAAAAAAGTAGTGATAGCCAACTGGGACAAGCTTCCAAAAGATACGCAAGAAAAACTCAAAGAGATCGATGCTATGGCAGCAACCTATGATGCTTCGAGAAAAATCATAAAACCCGCAATCGAGGAAGCAAAAAAGGAAGTTGCAGAATCAAATTCGACAAAAGAGACAAATACATCATCACGATAGTGTGTTGGTGGTGAAAAGGATTGATATGCCTCACAAAGATCCGACAAATTATAGTTTTTTTACCTATCTTTGGGTTTTGGCATTATCACTATGGGGCGGAACTGCACATACAATTAGAAAAATAAGAAAT
This region of Nitratiruptor sp. YY08-10 genomic DNA includes:
- a CDS encoding DUF1353 domain-containing protein, coding for MFIGNIVIDHVEGTTNSFEVVLPFRYKGKKWDVAVKGGWVSDGASVPKIFWNIFPPVAGRYLEAAILHDALYKAEILPRKECDLLFLEAMEELGVKKWKRLTMYYAVRMFGWRVWRSHKGEEVLKAREYIKVKPMKGRK